A genomic stretch from Shewanella sediminis HAW-EB3 includes:
- a CDS encoding YcgN family cysteine cluster protein codes for MSFWKNKTLAEMDTQEWESLCDGCGKCCLNKLIDDETEELYYTNAACKLLDPKDGHCVHYVQRFNFVPSCTQVTVDNVAELTWLPDSCAYRRLHLGRELPSWHPLITGSKEAMHIAGMSIKNKVTCETKVKYMEDHIVLWPLKDIE; via the coding sequence ATGTCGTTTTGGAAGAATAAAACCTTAGCAGAGATGGACACCCAAGAGTGGGAGTCACTCTGTGATGGTTGTGGTAAATGTTGTTTAAACAAGTTGATCGATGATGAAACCGAAGAACTTTATTATACGAATGCAGCCTGTAAATTATTAGATCCTAAAGATGGACATTGTGTCCACTATGTTCAGCGTTTCAATTTTGTCCCCTCCTGCACGCAGGTCACCGTCGATAATGTCGCCGAGCTAACCTGGTTACCGGATAGCTGCGCATACCGTCGTCTGCACCTTGGTCGCGAGCTTCCCTCCTGGCACCCGTTAATCACAGGTTCAAAAGAGGCGATGCATATTGCTGGGATGTCGATTAAGAATAAAGTGACTTGTGAAACTAAAGTGAAGTATATGGAAGACCATATCGTGCTCTGGCCCTTAAAAGATATCGAATAG
- a CDS encoding lytic murein transglycosylase has product MVWKKIGAAVFITLFSGSVQLASAQDSQKSPSFVEYLDALKLEAKEQGIENEIVARVFPKIKPFKRAVFTGKTQAEPKTSLETYLPTTVPEWKVEKARSLFKTHRAELEAIGKKYGVQPRFIIALWGIIADFGAESGHLPLLSVLASSAYEGSKEAFFRDEFFAALNIIAQDNIDFDDLQGAWTGHMGQTHFTPSQYLLFARDGDGDGKKDIWNNTQDTFASLAYYLQQAGWKSDGTWGRQVLIPKGFDRSHSSLEIKKTFSQWSALGVTRFDGSKLPSRDDMQISLIMPDGVGGRKYLVYDNYRALLKWNESDYFALSVTYLSERIKYPAIK; this is encoded by the coding sequence ATGGTTTGGAAGAAAATAGGGGCCGCGGTTTTTATCACCCTGTTTAGTGGTTCGGTGCAACTCGCATCTGCACAAGACAGTCAAAAATCGCCTAGTTTCGTTGAATATTTAGATGCATTAAAACTTGAAGCAAAAGAGCAAGGCATTGAAAACGAAATAGTGGCGCGTGTTTTTCCTAAAATTAAGCCGTTTAAGCGAGCTGTATTCACTGGGAAAACTCAAGCTGAACCTAAGACTTCTCTGGAAACCTATCTCCCTACGACTGTGCCTGAATGGAAAGTTGAAAAGGCCAGGTCACTGTTTAAGACTCATAGAGCCGAGCTGGAAGCTATCGGTAAAAAATACGGTGTCCAACCCAGATTTATCATTGCCCTATGGGGCATTATCGCCGATTTCGGAGCTGAGTCAGGCCATCTTCCCCTGCTGTCTGTTTTGGCTTCCTCAGCCTATGAGGGGAGCAAAGAGGCCTTCTTCAGAGATGAGTTTTTTGCTGCTTTAAATATCATCGCTCAAGATAATATCGACTTTGATGACTTGCAAGGCGCTTGGACCGGTCACATGGGACAAACTCATTTTACTCCAAGCCAGTATCTCTTGTTCGCCCGGGATGGTGATGGTGATGGCAAGAAAGATATCTGGAATAACACACAAGATACCTTCGCTTCATTGGCCTATTATCTCCAGCAAGCAGGTTGGAAGAGTGACGGTACCTGGGGGCGCCAGGTTCTTATACCTAAAGGGTTTGATCGCTCGCATTCGTCCCTCGAGATAAAGAAAACCTTCTCACAATGGTCCGCGCTCGGCGTGACGCGTTTCGATGGCTCTAAATTGCCTTCACGGGATGATATGCAAATTTCATTGATCATGCCCGATGGTGTCGGTGGGCGTAAATACCTCGTTTATGACAACTATCGTGCCTTGCTAAAATGGAATGAATCCGACTATTTTGCTCTTTCAGTGACCTATCTTTCGGAGCGGATCAAGTATCCTGCGATAAAATAG
- a CDS encoding YcgL domain-containing protein, producing MICAVYKSRRKVDSYLFVEKRNVFERVPDALMKMFGEPDLVMMLPLMKRDHLGFADINKVKSELAEKGYYLQLPPPKVNLLEQHKLEIGYSRD from the coding sequence ATGATCTGTGCTGTATATAAGAGTCGACGTAAGGTCGACAGCTACCTTTTCGTTGAAAAACGCAATGTTTTTGAGCGGGTACCCGATGCATTGATGAAGATGTTTGGCGAGCCTGATTTAGTGATGATGTTACCCCTGATGAAGCGTGATCATTTAGGCTTCGCAGATATCAACAAAGTCAAAAGTGAACTTGCTGAAAAAGGTTATTACTTGCAACTTCCCCCACCTAAAGTTAATTTACTCGAACAGCATAAGCTGGAGATTGGCTACAGCCGAGATTAG